Proteins encoded in a region of the bacterium genome:
- a CDS encoding ABC transporter substrate-binding protein has protein sequence MPRSLACAVVIAILTFGTLAPGGAQPSPQRGGVMRVATNADPPGLDLMWQTSTISLNISQHVFETLLTLDAQKRIAPELAESYAVSNGGKTFTFKVRPGVKFHNGAEMTSADVLGSFQRWLALSSRARQILKDMTSATAPDKSTFVVELSQPNGAFLPALAIPNQRMVVFPKSALDKNRDSSGKPLELKGADLIGTGPYRLAEWKPDQYVRLVRFAGYTSRPEPSNYMAGARHAYLDEIRFVPVPDDLTRVAGLISGEYDLALSLPGSAVDQLKANPAIVAQIVGPGSAAVGVFNKKRGPFVDMQVRRAAWLAVDPQKVMAGAFDNALLYRLTPALAGKEWGVWAFPNVGADVYAHGRDVAKARELLRETAYKGEPLRWITTRDYAYMYRSALVASDEMKEAGFNVRLVVSDWATVISDRNNPDRYEIFSTGIGFEGDPTSTAAFTPGWPGWYDSPRNNKNYEALVATVEPTKRRELAKDQQRLFWDEIPYLRFGEVLTLLAYRKNIQGMYPDNSYYLWNVWLTK, from the coding sequence ATGCCTCGATCCCTCGCGTGCGCCGTGGTCATCGCGATCCTCACGTTTGGGACGCTGGCGCCGGGCGGCGCACAACCATCCCCTCAACGCGGGGGGGTGATGCGCGTGGCGACCAACGCCGATCCGCCCGGGCTCGACCTGATGTGGCAGACGTCGACGATCAGCCTCAACATCAGCCAGCACGTGTTCGAGACCCTGCTGACCCTGGACGCGCAGAAGCGGATCGCGCCCGAACTCGCCGAGAGTTACGCCGTGAGCAACGGCGGCAAGACGTTCACGTTCAAGGTGCGGCCGGGGGTCAAGTTCCACAACGGCGCCGAGATGACGTCGGCAGATGTGCTGGGGTCGTTCCAGCGCTGGCTGGCTCTCAGCAGCCGCGCGCGCCAGATCCTCAAGGACATGACCTCGGCCACCGCCCCCGACAAGTCCACGTTCGTCGTGGAACTGAGCCAGCCCAACGGGGCGTTCCTCCCCGCGCTCGCGATTCCGAACCAGCGGATGGTCGTGTTCCCCAAAAGCGCCCTCGACAAGAACCGCGACTCCTCCGGCAAGCCGCTCGAGCTGAAAGGCGCGGACCTGATCGGCACCGGGCCCTACCGCCTGGCGGAATGGAAGCCGGACCAGTACGTGCGGCTGGTGCGCTTTGCGGGCTACACCTCGCGTCCGGAGCCGAGCAACTACATGGCGGGGGCACGGCATGCGTATCTCGACGAGATCCGGTTCGTTCCGGTGCCTGACGACCTGACCCGCGTGGCCGGGCTCATCTCGGGCGAATACGACCTCGCCCTCTCGCTCCCCGGGAGCGCGGTCGATCAGCTCAAGGCGAACCCCGCGATCGTAGCTCAGATCGTCGGGCCGGGATCCGCCGCGGTCGGGGTCTTCAACAAGAAGCGCGGCCCGTTTGTCGACATGCAGGTGCGGCGGGCCGCGTGGCTGGCCGTCGACCCCCAGAAGGTGATGGCCGGCGCGTTCGACAACGCCCTGCTCTACCGGCTTACACCCGCGCTGGCAGGCAAGGAATGGGGCGTGTGGGCGTTTCCGAATGTCGGGGCGGACGTCTACGCGCACGGTCGCGACGTGGCGAAGGCCAGGGAGCTTCTCCGCGAAACCGCGTACAAGGGCGAACCCCTCCGCTGGATCACGACCCGCGACTACGCGTACATGTACCGCTCCGCGCTCGTGGCCTCCGACGAGATGAAGGAGGCCGGGTTCAACGTTCGGCTCGTCGTCTCGGACTGGGCGACGGTGATCTCGGACCGGAACAATCCCGACCGGTACGAGATCTTCAGCACCGGGATCGGGTTCGAGGGCGATCCGACGTCCACCGCGGCGTTCACGCCGGGATGGCCCGGGTGGTACGATTCGCCGCGCAATAACAAGAACTACGAGGCGCTGGTCGCCACGGTCGAACCCACCAAGCGGCGCGAGCTGGCCAAGGACCAGCAGCGGCTGTTCTGGGATGAGATCCCGTACTTGCGGTTCGGCGAGGTCTTGACGCTCCTGGCCTATCGAAAGAACATCCAGGGGATGTATCCGGACAACTCATACTACCTGTGGAACGTGTGGCTGACCAAGTAA
- a CDS encoding DinB family protein — MDINAAIQFQLQRSHDRVRQCIADLSAEEARRSPTPRLAPVVWQVGHLAFYDAQYAERAGVADAVPAIPADYERLFEAGTGGQAAYPPIDHVWDVFDRMHAALQRIAAGGDLAKPVEGQLYKDVGGMLVFASTHRTYHIGKIATLRALLDKPVLFGPPSPAQNAPRR, encoded by the coding sequence ATGGACATCAACGCAGCGATTCAGTTCCAGTTGCAACGGAGCCACGACCGCGTCCGGCAGTGCATCGCCGACCTCTCGGCGGAGGAGGCGCGCCGGTCCCCGACTCCTCGACTCGCCCCCGTCGTTTGGCAGGTCGGCCACCTCGCGTTCTATGACGCGCAGTACGCGGAGCGGGCGGGCGTCGCGGATGCGGTGCCCGCGATCCCCGCGGACTACGAGCGCCTCTTCGAGGCAGGGACCGGGGGCCAGGCGGCGTACCCTCCGATCGATCACGTGTGGGACGTCTTCGACCGAATGCACGCGGCTCTGCAGCGGATTGCCGCGGGCGGAGATCTGGCCAAGCCCGTCGAGGGTCAGCTGTACAAAGATGTCGGCGGCATGCTGGTGTTTGCGTCTACGCACCGCACCTACCATATCGGGAAGATCGCCACGCTCCGCGCGCTGCTCGACAAACCCGTGCTCTTCGGCCCCCCGAGTCCCGCGCAGAACGCCCCGCGGCGATAA